CCCCGCCTTCTTTCAGGAAAATTTTCAGCAGTTTATCTACATATCTTTTCGGAGTATTAATCTCATTGTCATTGAAAGCCGCTAATATATCGTGAAGTTCTTTATCGAGAAATTCAGGCTCATGATTTAAATCTGCTTTGATATATAATCCCGGAATAAATTTCTCCAGAATCTCGCGCCAGAAATCAGCAATAAAATCTTTCCAGAGTTCGTCATAATCAAACGCCTCTTGCTGTTCTTGAGTTAAAATATTATTTGCTGTATATTCTGTCATGAGCTGCCCGGAAAACTCCTTTAAATAAATATAAAATTTTTTTGCTGTGAAATTATCTTGAATGAGAAAATTATAATATCAAATTTTTATACAGGCAATAAAGCAAGGTGCTATAATCACGTAAAATTTTAATTCATTCAGGAGCATAATAAACTTGTTAAATAATAAATCTCATAATATGGACATGCTGCACGGGTCATTGCTTGATAAAATTTTAATATTCGCTTTACCCCTAGCACTAAGCATGATTTTGCAGCAATTATTTAATTCGGCTGATGTTGCAGTTGTCGGAAGATTTGACAGTCCCCAAGCTATGGCAGCAGTAGGCAGTAACGGAGCAGCAATTAACTTAATGGTAAATTTATTTGTCGGTCTCTCAATCGGTGCAAATGTTATCGTAGCTAAATATATCGGAAAAGGTGAGACTCAAAAAATTCATGACGCTGTACACACTTCTATATCAGTCGCGTTAATAAGCGGCGTTATTTTGCTAATATGGGGCTTGAGCGTCGCAAGATTCCTATTAACCCTAATGAACACTCCGGACGATATTATTGACTTGGCAGTGATTTATTTCAGAATATATTTTTTAGGGACACCGTTTATAATGCTGTATAATTTCGGCTCGGCCATTCTGCGCAGTAAGGGAGACAGCAGTCGCCCAATGTGGAGTCTTATTGCCGGAGGAGTAATAAATGTAATTCTAAACATGATACTTGTCATAATATTTAAATTGAGCGTCGTGGGAGTTGCCGTTGCTACAGTAATTGCTAATATAATCAGCGCGCTAATTATTCTATATTATTTATTGCGTGAAGAAGCCCCGTTTAAATTTAGATTTCAAGATTTGTGCGTTATGAGGGATTATGTGACTCAAATAATAAAAATAGGTCTTCCTGCAGGACTTCAGGGAATGTTATTCGCGATCTCAAATGTTACTATTCAGACGGCAATAAACAGTCTCGGCTCATATGCAAGTGCGGGGAGTGCGGCGGCCTTAAATTTTGACTTTATCACATATTTTTTTGTCGGAGCATTCACTCAAGCGGCAGTAACTTTTACATCACAGAATTTCGGAGCGGGTGATTATTTACGCTGTAAAAAAGTATTCAATCTCTCAATGACTGCGGGGTTATTTTTTACCGGGCTGGCCTGCTTTATCTGTGTATTCTGGGACGATGAGATTTTGAGCCTTTACACAGTTAATCCTGAAGTCATGTATTATGCTAAAATCCGAATGATTCACGCAGTTGGCTTTTTATGGCTGTGCAATGTCTACGAGATTCCCGGTGGAGCTTTGCGCGGAATGGGATATTCTACACTTCCTACAGTTATAATATTGCTGGGCTGCTGTGTTCTGCGTATTATATGGTGCTGGACGATTTTTGCTTACATGAAAGATTTTGCGGTCTTAATGGATGTTTACCCGGCTTCATGGACAATAACGGGAATAGCGACTCTGATTGCATATTATTATATAAGGAAAAAGTTATTTATTTGATTGAGAATTAGGCGGGCGATATTATTTGCGTGAGTGAGTAAATGAGAATTTGCCGGACATTGTGAGATATTTGCGAAAATATTTATATAAGCGCGTAAAAATTTCGTGTAATATTATTTGCTTGATATTATGTAAATAGCTGTAGATTCCACGAATAAGGCAAAAATATTAAAGAATTCTATCACTATTTCCGACAATAAAATGAATATAATGGCAAAAAATTTTTTTCACGGAGGACTCAAAACATGAATAAATTACGTAATTTACGCAAGGGGGGGGGGGGGCTGTGTTAGTATAAACAGTTTCTCGCATTATAAGTCAGGAGGTTGTTACTTATGAGAATAAATAATAATATTCCTGCATTAAAAACTTTCCGCAAACTTGAATCCACTAACAAAGCACTCAATAAATCAATCAGGGCACTATCAACGGGCTTGCGTATAAATTCGGCTGCTGATGATGCTGCGGGATTTGCAATAAGCGAGAAAATGCGTTCACAAATCAGCGGGCTCGACATGGCATTAAAGAATTCGCAGGACGGGATTTCATTTTTGCAGACGGCAGAAGGGGCACTGGGTGATGTGAATTCAATTTTGCAGAGAATGCGCGAGTTATCAGTACAGGCAAGTAATGACTCTCTGACTTCAAATGACAGGCAATATATACAGCTTGAGATTGACGAGTTAAAATCGCAAATTAATCAAATCGCCGGGACTACACAATTTAACAGAAAGAGATTACTTGACGGGAGCTCCGGGGCTTTATGGTCAAGCAGTGATTTAAACGTGAAGGCAAGAATTAACGGGGGATTGACTTATAAAGACGAGTTCGGCCAGAAAGTAACGAGCGAGGGCAATTATAAAATTGTAGTCAGCACAGAACCGGGCCAAGCTCAAGTCCAGAAAAGCAATATAATAAGTGTCGCTAAATATGGAATGGATATCGAATACGAGATACTCACAGAGCCTATAATTCAAACTGTATACGAGGTAGAAACACTTACAGAGACGATAACAGAAATGGTAACAGAACTTCAGCGTTCAACTGAGTGGGTAACAATTACTAGAACACAAGAACTCCCTCACATTATTTTACTAAATGAAGGAATTGACTCTATAGAGCAAACATCAGGCAATGGATGGGCATTTGAAAATGGGAGTCTTATAATATCAGAAAGTGGAACTTATGACATTCGCGGAACGGCAGGGGCTGATGCAGCAAATTCGCCAAACATTATAGTCAAAAATGGAGTAAATGCTAATATATTTTTGACTGATGTAAATATTGATAAGAGTAACACGGGAGTAAATATGTCAAAACTCGGTGAAGCTGCTTTACAAATAGAAAGCGGAGCAACTGCTAATATATATCTAGCTGGTAATAATTCATTAAATAGTGGAGCGGGTCGTGCGTGTCTTGAAGTTCCAGACGGAGCAAGTGTAAGAATTTCAAGTGCTGAGGGGGACGGACAAATTACAGGAACACTCACAGCTAATAATAGCTCAAAAGGTGCTGGAATTGGCGGAGCAGGAT
This region of Synergistaceae bacterium genomic DNA includes:
- a CDS encoding MATE family efflux transporter, with the protein product MDMLHGSLLDKILIFALPLALSMILQQLFNSADVAVVGRFDSPQAMAAVGSNGAAINLMVNLFVGLSIGANVIVAKYIGKGETQKIHDAVHTSISVALISGVILLIWGLSVARFLLTLMNTPDDIIDLAVIYFRIYFLGTPFIMLYNFGSAILRSKGDSSRPMWSLIAGGVINVILNMILVIIFKLSVVGVAVATVIANIISALIILYYLLREEAPFKFRFQDLCVMRDYVTQIIKIGLPAGLQGMLFAISNVTIQTAINSLGSYASAGSAAALNFDFITYFFVGAFTQAAVTFTSQNFGAGDYLRCKKVFNLSMTAGLFFTGLACFICVFWDDEILSLYTVNPEVMYYAKIRMIHAVGFLWLCNVYEIPGGALRGMGYSTLPTVIILLGCCVLRIIWCWTIFAYMKDFAVLMDVYPASWTITGIATLIAYYYIRKKLFI